A stretch of DNA from Drosophila virilis strain 15010-1051.87 chromosome 5, Dvir_AGI_RSII-ME, whole genome shotgun sequence:
tattaattttgcattgCATAGGTTACAAAGTCACagttaatataatataaatcaaCATACACGtcttttgaatttgttttgtgCTTGCTTTACAGCTAAAATACCACAATTGAATACCAAATTAGGGGTTACTGAAGTAAAGGGAGGTACGAAAAACATTGCATTCTATAGCGCCGCACTATTCAACCAGAACTGTATCGTGCTCCTGCACTGAATAGAAATCCAATGTTTTAGCATTATTTTCCAATTGCACCACAAGCTCCGGATGTTTGGCATCTATATAGCACAGATGCGGCGTATCTCCCGCTATATGAAAACGCTTCATGACCAGTCCTTGTAATGTTTGCACAGTTATCATGCGGGGCACCTTCTTTTCCCAAACTTCACCTGTCAGTCGGTGCTGTATACGCACTTTAATGAGATTCGATTGTTTGGCCTGAATGCGCGGCACAAAATCAGCTGGCGATCCATATTCTGTGGCAGTAAGAGAGAACTTTAAAAGTCGCTTCGTTTTAACCTTGAATTACAACTTACTATTAACAATCAGCAAATAGGTACGATGTTTTTTGTAGAAATCGCGCAGTGCATCGGCGCCCAATTTGGTTGCCTGCAGCCAGTCTAGTGCATACTTTTTCCATATATCATATTCGGCTCCACGTCGCTCCTCTGCTGATACCTTTGCCTTGTTGATAAACTGTATGCCGGCTATGCTGGCCACTGCCTTGGAAAACATTTCATCGAAGCTCGACTTCAAATGCGGCGTCTTGTTTAGGCGCTTCAATTGTGGTAATTTGTCCAGCTCGTTGAATGCCTCAGTCTGTTTagaatcaaattttaaaactaGAAATGattgcaatttcaattgttattcACCTCATTCCATATGGGGTTTTGCATTAAGCTGAGCTGCTCCAGAGAAACAAACATATTTAGCTTGGCCTGCGGCTCACAGtctggcagctgcagctgctcaatACCATTCTCCATAAGATTGAGCACACTCAAGGTACGAATATTGCCCAGTTTACACACTTGATCAAAGTCCATCAGTTTGGTGCGATGCAGATCCAGTTCACGCAACTGCCTGAAAATGCGATTGCAGTCGACCACGTCCAGTTGACTCAGTGCATTCTCTTGCAAGCCAAGCGATTCAATGTCCGGCCATAGCAGCGCCGTTTGCATCACATCCTGCCAATCCGTAAAGCCGCAATTGCCCAAATTAATGTGTTTCAAGTGACGAAATGCTGGGGCCAGCTCACTGATTTGTGTTTCTGTAGGCAACACTAGTCGATTGGATCTgccaaaaaaaagttattcGTGAAAAGGTTACAGTGAAATAAAAGACAGCAACTTACCCCAAGTTCAAGCTGTTGAGCATGGGCAGCTGCTGCGTTATGCTAGCCACAATCTCCCAATTCCAAATGAGCGTGTGGCTCACATTCAGCGTTGTCAGCTGCGTCAGATCCTTTAGGTAGCCGGCTGCATTCACTGGTGTCTCGTCCACGCTCATCTCCGTCAGCTGTTCaaatttgctttgcttgcgCGCAATCTTGTCCATGCCCACAACTTCAAAGAGCGATGCTTGCATTGAGGCCTGTGCCTCGCGTATCAGCGATGTGTCCACATTTTTTGAATCGTAATTCAGATAACGCTCCCGTGCCTCATCCTCCAGGGTGGCACAGGGTCCCAGTTTGCCGGGGCGTATAAAACTGCCAGCTGTTGGCATTTGGGTTTGGAAATAACGCTTGCCATCGACCATGCCATTGTGCTTGCCCCGCATCCCGTCGTCCCACTCAATGCCCAGCCATGTGCCCATGTGGCCGCTGACCTGCAACGCAATTGTTAATTGATTAAAGgcattgaaaattatatttgttacAAAGCTTACCTCGCCCACGTATTTGACGGTGCCATAATTGTTGGCTATTTTGATGCGTGTGCCTAGCGGATAAAACAGCTGCGCCTCATCAATAATTCCaaccattgttgttgtttttgttgttttacagCGCCTACTACTTTACGAAATAAACACGCTTTGTACGTTTGGTAATTGTATCTTGTTTTCTACTGTTGACAGCGTTTGTTGTACGCAATTCACATAAACATTCTAAAAATATGCAAGCAATTTAATTTCAGCTTCAATTTTGCAACGAAATGGGAAAATTCTTTATTATTGGAGTGATTGACTCACAGTAAACAAAACAGGGCTGTTAAAACCAGGGCTGGCAATTAGTGCTGGAGCAAGACTTTAAGTATCGCTTAACGAATAATCTGTCAATGGTTACTCTACGATATTTCCCACAACAGCTGTCAGCTTAAAAAgaagtattttttattttcacgaTACAGTCACACGCAAGAGCGGATGAGTTTTGGTGCAGTCCGTTTGTCACGTATATATTTGggttgtattatttttttgaattAGGACAATTGTAAATAgttaaacttataaatgcatttatgatcaaaaatttaaaacacgTCTATGTTAAAGTGAACACGACGCACAATCAAACGCTGCCAAGAAACGATCGCACCGGTATGTAAACACTTGCGTATAAAATCAAGTGTAGCTGTGCGCTAGAAAGCGGTACATCCCCGAAATACGGATTCTCCAAAGCTGAAAGCGTCAATAGTGAGGGCCGCCATATTACAGAACGTGCCACGTCAACATTAAGAAAagctaaaaagaaaacacgaAGGAGCGAAATACGAAACGAGCCGCGTCCGAAACACTTCTGCGGCTGtgttgcatttgtatttgtgtgcgcCCTTCGCCTAAGAATTCAGTCTACAATTGGCAGTGATAAAGTGCAGTAGTCGCTGATTTTAATTCGCAGAACTGAACGTGAATATGGCAAATGATAAATTGGAGGTATTTAGTGACCagttaataaaatacaaattcgtATACTTAAATTGCATGCTTTGCTTTAGGCACGCGGCTATCAACTGCGCCTGGTTGAGTACATAACAAGACGCAATggcattatttatttgcccACCGGCTCGGGTAAAACATACGTGGCCATCCTGGCGCTGAAGCGCTTCTCCCACAACATGGACAGGTTAGTGCATAAGCAACAAGTCTATAActgatttaaaaaatattttatgaaagaacaaaaaagtCTGCTGctaggaaataccctgcatacaattcacacacacacacacacacacacacgcgaagGCATGCATTTCACAATCGTCAtgagacatttttttttttacaatttccTGTTTGTTGCCTGATCGTTACTAAGTTTTCAAAGCAAAGCGATAACGCTTAAATCGAATGCTGTTTTATCCGGATGCACCCTAAAGGTTACTGGCGACAGACACATTTAGCTGTTATAATGttataaatctaatgaaaaggaaagatttaaaaataaactttttataaGCTACGCTtaaaatgattataaaaactaaagcaaatataaaataatatataaacaaatattacaaattctgaaaaataaatgttccaGTGTACCATTGATAGACTAATGTACCCGTTTTTGGTACAGTTTGTGGCAACGCACTGCTGGGTCGCATAGGCCACCGCAGATGTTGACTTATCCGGATGCACATTAAAACTGGCTTCACATTTCAAGTCACAAACACTTGTAGtagcccacacacacgcatatatttatatatacatatatgtaaagcCATAAATTTCTATACTGTATTCGAGTGCTCGTATTTGTTTACATATTGCAGATCGATTGAGGAGGGCGGCCAGCGTGCGTTGTTTATTTGCAATACGGTTGAGCTGGCCCGCCAGCAGGCCGTCTACgttaaaaagttttcaaattttaaagtGGGGTTCTATGTCGGCGAGCAGGGCACAGATAATTGGAATCGTTCCAAATGGTCGGACGAAATACGTGACAATCAAGTGAGTACACACAAcggatatacatacatatatagaaaagATTTCTTTCTTTATGGTTTCATATTACAATATTTTGCAGGAGCATATTATTCCTTTTAGAGTTTTACAATCACGTATTGAGTCATACAACAAATTTCTTATCCATTAGCAGATATGCCCGCTTTCATTACTTTCTTATCAATTCTATGGGTAGACCAGCTCAGCTGTCCAATAAATAGTTATAAAAATAGAGCTAACATGCTCTCAGAGGGAGAACGTACTCATGTATTGAACCGATTTTCTTTCGCTTCCCAGGTGCTGGTGGGCACAGCTCAAGTCATACTTGATTTGTTTCTGCAAAAGCACATGGAACTAAAGTCGGTGAGCATTGCGATAATAGATGAGTGTCATCATGGAACCGGTTCGCATCCGTATCATGAGTTCATGCGGCTGTTTCAAATGCAATCGGAAACCTCGTCACTGCCCCGGGTCGTGGGTCTGACGGGCGTTCTAATCAAGGGCAATGAAATCAAGCAGTTAGGCAAAAAGTTAAAGGAACTGGAGACCACATTTCGTGGCAACATTGTCACCGTCTCCGACATGAAGGAAATGGAGAATGTAATACTGTAAGCAAACAATGCACATGTGGACTCCAATAAATCTTGACCCTCTGTTACTCACTTTCAGTCACTCGACAAAGCCACGGGAATGCCTAATTACGTATAAATCGGTGGTCCAGAGATTTGAAGTAATTGATAACATACGCTGCAACATCGAGAGCTTCTATAGAACGCTGGATCTCGTCGATATTGGCCATCAACCAGTGCGCATGTCGAGGGGCATGCGTTTTCAACGCGAACCGAACAAGAAAAATGCCATTAAGTTAGTACTTAATGACTTTCTATTCCAACTCGAAAGCTATGGCGTCTATGCAGGCTCTATTGCCATCGTTTCTGTGTTGGTCGAGTTCGAGATTAAGCGCCGCCAGGCCGAGACACTCTCCATGCGGAACATGTATCGTGCTGTCATAACGCTCTGCGAGAGCATACGCCACGCGCTGGTTGCCAAGCTGCGCGACATGCTCGACGATGAGGAGATGCCCGATGATGAGCTCAATTCCGAAGAGGTTATCATGAACTTCTCTACACCCAAGGTGCAATCGTTTTTGCATTATTTGAAGAAAGCCTTTGCCAACAAAGAACCCAAGGACATTTGTTGTCTGGTCTTTGTGGAGCGTCGATACACGTGTAAATGCATCTATGGGCTGCTTCTCAACTTTATTGCTGCCACGCCCGAGCTGCGCAATTCGCTATTTCCGCAGTTTATGGTTGGACGCAACAGCATTTTTCTTGATTTCGAGAGCATACTTGAGCGTCGCTGGCAGAAATCGGTGAGTAGCAGCCTCGAAAATGTATATCCGAAAACTTTTATACCCGTTGAGCTCAAAAACTGATATTATTTGTTCATGCGTtctgtttaaattaaataacatttcGCTATGTTATTGTTGACGCAAATTGTTGACTCTGATTTCTTTTGCGTTCTTATTCTGCAGGCCATTCAGCAGTTTCGCGATGGCGAGGCCAACATGATGATATGCTCTAGCGTGCTGGAGGAGGGCATTGATGTGCAGGCCTGCAACTATGTGATTATACTGGATCCGATCAAAACTTTTAACATGTATGTGCAGACCAAAGGGCGGGCACGTTCAAAGGATTCATCGTTTATATTGTTCTCATCGGAGTTGGAACAGCAAAAGATATCAGAGCAGATACATCAGTATCGGAAGGCGCATGCCGAGATAGGCGAATATCTGAAGGATCGTGTGCTGGAGCGTACGGATCCGCAAATGGACGAGATGAACGAGCATTTCCAGGATGAAATACAGCCGTTCGTCAATAAGAATGGCGCCGTGCTGCTGGCCAGCAGCGCACTGGCCCTACTGCATCGCTATTGCCAGCAGATGCCATCGGATGCGTTTGGCATTGTGTTGCCATGGTTTAAGCTGCTGGAGCCAGAGGAAGTCAAAAAATTTACTTCAGATTGGCAGAGAAAGCATATAGTGTCCATCACTTTGCCACTTAATTCCACGCTACGCGAAGCCATCTATGTAAGCGGAAACGGAATATTTATagcacaaaacaaatttttcttCTACTTTTGCAGAGCGATCCCATGCCTTGTGTCCGCTGGGCCAAGATCTCGGCGGCTTTTAAGGCCTGCATCAAACTGCACGCCTTGGGCGAACTCAATGAGCGCTTTTTGCCCACAACAGTTAACGAACGCGTTGCCGAGATCGCCAATTTTCACTTTGATCACTGGAAAAAGTATGGCGATGATGGTGCGTAATGCGAATTACCGATTATCTCTGTAATCTGTACATGTCCACAATCGTTAACTAACAACTTTGGTTCGGTTTCAATAATGCCCTTCATGGGAGCATATTATGAAACCTTGGCAATTGCTACTGATTGAAAATTTCCGAAATACTCACTCATATTCCACTATCGAAACAGTTtcacaaaaatgtataacacaTACTTTTTGGACAGTATTTGTAGAGTATAAAAAGTGTTGAATAACTCATTTTCATCATCTGCGACCCCTTAAAGTGTATGTCATATGTATGCTTAATTTCCTACGATCAAACCAATATATCGTAATGATGGTTTAGAAATATTCTGACAAAAATTAGGTTCTTACATGGaaataatttttgcttttcaaaagCTCTACTAAACCCAGAAAATTCCAGCTTTTCTATGTTGTTGATTATGAATATTGATTTCATAGCAAAACAAATGTGgaatatacaaatttcaacCCATTTAGATCTTTAAATAATGCAGTTTGCTTGACGAAATTCctcataatattttattattttatattgaaaGAACTGTATAGCTGAAATTATTAACCAGATCAGATACCTTAGTACTTGTTGGGATTTTGTTGGCCTATTTCtattttacaaaagctttCTTGGCTTGGCCGACTCTCAGACTTCCCttagtttttaaatatctatGGTTAATGCTTGCATATATCGGATTCACTAATTTGTAACGTTTTCGCCCCTTGCAGTGACCATTAAGCGCAGAGATCGTGATCCGgtgaaaacaaatatgaaaacatATGCGACGAAATGCCCATCGGAACTAAATGATGCCATGCCGCGAGTGGGTGAGGTCTGCTACGCCTATGAGATTATCCTGGAGGCGCAATACGAACGCAATGATTATTCACGTCACATATACGACTCGCTCCAAACACGCCGCAACTATGCCCTGCTGTTGAGGAAGCGTCTGCCGCGCCTGGCCACGATGCCGCTGTTCAGCCATCAGGGCGAGATGCATGTGCATGTTGCGGAACAGCCGCTAGAGCTGACAATTgagaagcagcaacagttggAACAGCTGCAGCATTTCCATGTCATGATCTTTCGTGATCTGCTGCGCATTTGGCAGCCATTCTTTATGCTCGATCGCTGCGGTGGCGAGCACACATATCTGGTGGTGCCGCTTGCGGCGACGCCTGCCGTCGGCATAGATTGGCCCCTGGTGGAGCAATTCCAAAGCCTGCCCAAGGCGCAGCCCTTCAGCTTGGCACAACGCAAGCAAATGCCGCCACCAAAGCCCGAGGACTACGAGGGCAAGGTTGTAACACAATGGTATGCCAACTATGATGACAAGCGCATGCTGGTGACCAAGGTGCACACAGATCTGACGCCCATGAGCATGATGGAGGAGAAGCAGCAGGATAAGAGCTACTATCAGTTCACCATGGCCAAGTATAGCAATTATATTGGTGATGTTGTACACAAGCAGCACTTCCTGATCGAGGTGCGCGAATTGACTGATCAGCTGAATTTTTATGTAAAGCAACGCACCAAATCCTCGGCACAGAGTAAGGCGCGTGCCAAGGTGATGCTTATACCAGAACTGTGCTTCAATTTTGCCTTTCCCGGCGATCTATGGGTGAAGCTGATCTTTCTGCCCAGCATTTTGCGGCGCATATACTATATGTTGCATGCCGAGACGCTGCGTGTGCGGATTAACAAGTATCTCGGACTGGACATATTGCCGCAGAATGGCGTCAACTATAGACCACGACCATTGGAAATTGATTGTTCGCTGCGCCGCAATGTAGATCATCAGGGCAATCCCGTGCACGCTGATGAGTACGAGGAGCCACGTCCGGTTCTAGAGCCGCTGCCCACCAAAGGCATCGAGATGGCCATGGAGAAACTGGAAATAACAGATCTGGAGGTGCCGTGGCAAAAGTATATGGAACCGTTGGACATTGCGCGCAACATCATGTCCACGTATCCCGTCGAGCTCTCCTATTTCTATAACTTTACCAGCGGTCAATTGCTCAATCTGGACAAACTGGAGCATGAGGATAAAGAGCTCTGGACCCAGACCCAGTTCAAAATGCGCGAGGGCAACATATACAGCTGTCAGAAGAGCGACCATAAGCTGCCCGCCCTGCTGCCCGCCAGCGGCGACAATGGCAGGCGGGTTGAACAGGTGCAGCTGTCGGTCCTGCAGCGCAGCATCTCCAATGAGCACATAACACCGGCAGAGCAGGGCGAATTCCTGGCCGCCATCACATATGCGGGCAGCGTTGATGTCTTTGACATGGAGCGTTTCGAGCTGCTCGGCGATTGCTTTCTCAAGCTCAGCGCCACGCTTTATTTGGCCAACAAGTATCCGGACTGGAATGAGGGCATTTTAACACAGGTTAGTACAGTTCGTTTccaagtaaaaataaataaataaataaattgaaatttccgGTTGGAGCACGCTTGTGTCAAGACCGGCTTGCAGCCTTAATTCCAATCAAGACTTGACTTGACAACTGAATCTtacgtatatataaaaatacataagttTTCGATTGGAGCGTGATAAGCGCGATTAAAAGATTTGATTTGATGTGCACAATGCCTAAGATTTTATAGACATATTATGACATTTTTTGGTATATATTAATGACTCCTCTCCTTCTCCaatattgaattttatgcCTGCATCAGGTGAAGTCCACGCTGGTCTCCAATCGTAATCTATTGTACTGCCTCAGCGAAACGGATATACCCACTCGAATCTGCAGCACTCTGTTCACACCAAAGTACACATGGCTACCGCCCAGCCTGGGTCTGCCCCAGAATGTGCTGGCGCTGTGGAAGGAGAAACCGGAGTTGGCTGCGCTAGTGGGACCGCATAATATACGCAATTTATGCATAAGCGAGGAGGAGGTGTTCGGTAATGGCAAATGCGGAGAACATGTCTATCGGAGTTTTGTGGATGGCTGTCAGGCGAATCAGTATACACATCATGCGGGCATGGACTTCAGTAGCGAGATCAATTTCTGTGTGGGATTGGTCCAGATGCCGGACAAACTGATTGCCGATACGCTGGAGGCGTTATTGGGCGTGGTCGTCAAGAACTATGGACTGCAGCATGGCTTCCGCATGCTTGAATATTTTGGCATCTGCAAGTCGGACATTGGCAAGCCGCTGACCCAGTTGCTGGACCTGCAGCTGGGTAGCGCACGCATGCGAACAAATATATCGCAGCGTGAAGTGGATGGATTTTTGATTAACCATCAGCATTTGGAACAAAATCTGGGCTATACATTCCGTGATCGCGCCTATCTGCTGCAGGCGCTGACACATCCCTCAAATCCGACGAATCGTTTGACGGGCTGCTACCAGGAGCTAGAATTTATTGGCGATGCCATCTTGGACTTCCTTATCTCAGCATATATATTCGAGCACAAGACGCGCATGACGCCGGGTCAACTGACGGATCTGCGTTCGGCGCTAGTCAACAATACGACGCTCGcttgtatttgtgtgcgtcATCGTTTTCACTTTTTCATCCTGGCCGAGAACGCACTGCTCACGGAGTCCATTCAGAGCTTTGTGCAGTTCCAGGAGTCGCAGAATCATCGCGTTACCAATCATGTGCGCATTCTAATGGAGGAGAGCGATGTCCAGCCAGAACCACTCGACTCCGATGACGAATTGGAGCTGGCGGAAGCagcacaacagcaaaagctcGCTATTAATGGGGCTGATGCGCCGCACGTGGGCGAATTTAACATATCGCACAATGTGGACGTGCCCAAGGCATTGGGTGATGTCCTGGAGGCACTGATAGCCGCCGTTTATTTGGACTGCCGCGATTTAACTACCACTTGGCAAGTGGTCTATAGACTTTTTGAGCCCGAACTGCTCGAATTCTCCCGCAATGTGCCATTAAATCCCATC
This window harbors:
- the Dcr-2 gene encoding endoribonuclease Dcr-2 — encoded protein: MANDKLEARGYQLRLVEYITRRNGIIYLPTGSGKTYVAILALKRFSHNMDRSIEEGGQRALFICNTVELARQQAVYVKKFSNFKVGFYVGEQGTDNWNRSKWSDEIRDNQVLVGTAQVILDLFLQKHMELKSVSIAIIDECHHGTGSHPYHEFMRLFQMQSETSSLPRVVGLTGVLIKGNEIKQLGKKLKELETTFRGNIVTVSDMKEMENVILHSTKPRECLITYKSVVQRFEVIDNIRCNIESFYRTLDLVDIGHQPVRMSRGMRFQREPNKKNAIKLVLNDFLFQLESYGVYAGSIAIVSVLVEFEIKRRQAETLSMRNMYRAVITLCESIRHALVAKLRDMLDDEEMPDDELNSEEVIMNFSTPKVQSFLHYLKKAFANKEPKDICCLVFVERRYTCKCIYGLLLNFIAATPELRNSLFPQFMVGRNSIFLDFESILERRWQKSAIQQFRDGEANMMICSSVLEEGIDVQACNYVIILDPIKTFNMYVQTKGRARSKDSSFILFSSELEQQKISEQIHQYRKAHAEIGEYLKDRVLERTDPQMDEMNEHFQDEIQPFVNKNGAVLLASSALALLHRYCQQMPSDAFGIVLPWFKLLEPEEVKKFTSDWQRKHIVSITLPLNSTLREAIYSDPMPCVRWAKISAAFKACIKLHALGELNERFLPTTVNERVAEIANFHFDHWKKYGDDVTIKRRDRDPVKTNMKTYATKCPSELNDAMPRVGEVCYAYEIILEAQYERNDYSRHIYDSLQTRRNYALLLRKRLPRLATMPLFSHQGEMHVHVAEQPLELTIEKQQQLEQLQHFHVMIFRDLLRIWQPFFMLDRCGGEHTYLVVPLAATPAVGIDWPLVEQFQSLPKAQPFSLAQRKQMPPPKPEDYEGKVVTQWYANYDDKRMLVTKVHTDLTPMSMMEEKQQDKSYYQFTMAKYSNYIGDVVHKQHFLIEVRELTDQLNFYVKQRTKSSAQSKARAKVMLIPELCFNFAFPGDLWVKLIFLPSILRRIYYMLHAETLRVRINKYLGLDILPQNGVNYRPRPLEIDCSLRRNVDHQGNPVHADEYEEPRPVLEPLPTKGIEMAMEKLEITDLEVPWQKYMEPLDIARNIMSTYPVELSYFYNFTSGQLLNLDKLEHEDKELWTQTQFKMREGNIYSCQKSDHKLPALLPASGDNGRRVEQVQLSVLQRSISNEHITPAEQGEFLAAITYAGSVDVFDMERFELLGDCFLKLSATLYLANKYPDWNEGILTQVKSTLVSNRNLLYCLSETDIPTRICSTLFTPKYTWLPPSLGLPQNVLALWKEKPELAALVGPHNIRNLCISEEEVFGNGKCGEHVYRSFVDGCQANQYTHHAGMDFSSEINFCVGLVQMPDKLIADTLEALLGVVVKNYGLQHGFRMLEYFGICKSDIGKPLTQLLDLQLGSARMRTNISQREVDGFLINHQHLEQNLGYTFRDRAYLLQALTHPSNPTNRLTGCYQELEFIGDAILDFLISAYIFEHKTRMTPGQLTDLRSALVNNTTLACICVRHRFHFFILAENALLTESIQSFVQFQESQNHRVTNHVRILMEESDVQPEPLDSDDELELAEAAQQQKLAINGADAPHVGEFNISHNVDVPKALGDVLEALIAAVYLDCRDLTTTWQVVYRLFEPELLEFSRNVPLNPIRQLFEHKLAKPTFSPPIMDNNQVMVTCQFICMDKTIKVYGFGNNGKQAKLSAAKHALQKLAKCEA
- the Tbce gene encoding tubulin-specific chaperone E; translation: MVGIIDEAQLFYPLGTRIKIANNYGTVKYVGEVSGHMGTWLGIEWDDGMRGKHNGMVDGKRYFQTQMPTAGSFIRPGKLGPCATLEDEARERYLNYDSKNVDTSLIREAQASMQASLFEVVGMDKIARKQSKFEQLTEMSVDETPVNAAGYLKDLTQLTTLNVSHTLIWNWEIVASITQQLPMLNSLNLGSNRLVLPTETQISELAPAFRHLKHINLGNCGFTDWQDVMQTALLWPDIESLGLQENALSQLDVVDCNRIFRQLRELDLHRTKLMDFDQVCKLGNIRTLSVLNLMENGIEQLQLPDCEPQAKLNMFVSLEQLSLMQNPIWNETEAFNELDKLPQLKRLNKTPHLKSSFDEMFSKAVASIAGIQFINKAKVSAEERRGAEYDIWKKYALDWLQATKLGADALRDFYKKHRTYLLIVNKYGSPADFVPRIQAKQSNLIKVRIQHRLTGEVWEKKVPRMITVQTLQGLVMKRFHIAGDTPHLCYIDAKHPELVVQLENNAKTLDFYSVQEHDTVLVE